A window of Aquipuribacter hungaricus genomic DNA:
CAGCTGGTAGTAGCGGGTGGGGCCGACCCCGAAGCGCTCGCGCAGCGCCTGCTCCTTGGCGCCGGGCTGCTTCCACCACAGGCGCTCGAACTCGAGCACGGCCAGGTCGCGCTCGGACAGCACGTCGGGCTCGGCCACGGGCCCTCCTCGCTGTCCGGCGCC
This region includes:
- a CDS encoding DUF3263 domain-containing protein, whose translation is MAEPDVLSERDLAVLEFERLWWKQPGAKEQALRERFGVGPTRYYQLVNALVDREAALRHDPVLVGRLRRARAARLRTRPARRLTLPG